One window from the genome of Bacillus rossius redtenbacheri isolate Brsri chromosome 10, Brsri_v3, whole genome shotgun sequence encodes:
- the LOC134535686 gene encoding uncharacterized protein LOC134535686 has translation MECGNLRHDECLHPIAREEVWMFGFTCELCRAKLYCVDADTLLTMSLPETTKLPMPLQPTPPHQTPPQQTPPHQMPPQPTPPHQTTPQPMPSHQTPRQLTPPPQMPPQQMLLQPTPPSQMPPQSIPPHQTLQNQTLPQPTPPPQTPPQPMPPQPPTQQTPPSQTPPPTSPPPADKWIAGATLGSIVSETTHFKTAIATPLHVAAEMPPPTPSEMPPPPPAEKATGAVLRLTWTPSPCFPDSQQVAEAITYHDMTITPPPWQQERPMKVLRHRPPRRVRHCHTPHALMKAQTHHRRPPCKPHGARRHLLLKAPPHHRHPPCKPPGARRHLLLKAPSHHHRPPRVTPVARRHLLLKALPHHHRPPRVTPGARRHLPLKATPHNRCPHGNMHGGETRALRRGRGVGVSRRQDFADSGHESVITPR, from the exons ATGGAGTGCGGGAATCTGAGGCACGACGAGTGTTTACATCCGATCGCTCGAGAAGAGGTGTGGATGTTTGGATTTACATGTGAACTGTGTAGAGCGAAGCTGTACTGTGTGGATGCCGACACGTTGCTCACCATGTCTCTGCCTGAGACGACAAAACTTCCTAtgccactgcaaccgacgccACCACACCAGACGCCACCTCAACAGACGCCACCACACCAGATGCCGCCGCAGCCGACGCCACCACACCAGACTACGCCGCAGCCGATGCCATCACACCAGACGCCGCGACAACTGACACCACCACCACAGATGCCACCACAACAGATGCTGTTGCAACCGACGCCACCATCCCAGATGCCGCCACAATCAATACCACCACACCAGACACTGCAAAATCAGACGCTGCCACAACCGACGCCTCCACCACAGACGCCACCACAACCGATGCCGCCGCAACCGCCGACGCAACAGACGCCACCATCCCAGACGCCGCCTCCAACGTCGCCGCCTCCAGCTGACAAGTGGATTGCTGGTGCGACGCTGGGCAGCATCGTCAGCGAGACAACGCACTTCAAGACTGCTATTGCAACGCCATTGCATGTCGCAGCCGAGAtgccgcccccgacgccgtccGAGATGCCGCCACCACCGCCTGCTGAGAAAGCTACCGGTGCGGTGCTGCGTCTCACCTGGACACCATCACCATGCTTTCCGGACAGCCAACAGGTAGCCGAAGCAATCACATACCATGACATGACCATCACGCCGCCCCCATGGCAACAGGAGCGGCCCATGAAGGTGCTGCGCCACCGCCCACCACGGAGAGTGCGCCACTGCCACACGCCACACGCGCTGATGAAGGCGCAGACACACCACCGCCGCCCGCCATGCAAGCCACATGGGGCGCGCCGCCACCTGCTGCTGAAGGCACCGCCACACCACCGCCACCCACCATGCAAGCCACCTGGGGCGCGCCGCCACCTGCTGCTGAAGGCACCGTCACACCACCACCGCCCACCACGCGTGACACCTGTGGCGCGCCGACACCTGCTGCTGAAGGCACTGCCACACCACCACCGCCCGCCACGGGTGACACCTGGGGCGCGCCGACACCTGCCGCTGAAGGCAACGCCACACAACCGCTGCCCCCATGGCAACATGCATG ggggggagacgcgggcgctcaggcGCGGCAGGGGAGTGGGAGTTAGTCGTCGCCAGGACTTTGCAGACAGCGGTCACGAGAGTGTCATCACTCCGCGCTAG